From the genome of Gavia stellata isolate bGavSte3 chromosome 3, bGavSte3.hap2, whole genome shotgun sequence, one region includes:
- the MYBL1 gene encoding myb-related protein A isoform X1 translates to MAKRPRSEEDDDLQYVDHDYEVPQQKGLKKICNRVKWTRDEDERLKKLVEQNGTDDWAFIASHLQNRSDFQCQHRWQKVLNPELIKGPWTKEEDQRVIELVQKYGPKRWSLIAKHLKGRIGKQCRERWHNHLNPEVKKSSWTEEEDRIIYEAHKRLGNRWAEIAKLLPGRTDNSIKNHWNSTMRRKVEQEGYLQDGIKSERASSSELQPQPCLTMEHLHTQNQFYIPVQTHIPAYQYASPEGSCLEHGSTSSNLVQQSFIDDDPDKEKKIKELELLLMSAENEIRRKRVSSQAGNLPCWSGSFVTEDCVSNTLNSLGEQTSEFYSMDETHGTSVQQNSPAKYLAVEANTMLSSLQTIPEFAETLELIESDPVAWSDVTSFELSEAVASPVKPAPVKLMRIQHNEGAAECQYNVSVVLDGKKHSSISGEEEAVFPTTPNLTKFSTPPTILRKKKRLRVGQSPVNELNDGLCNDAVNVALKHTPVKTLPFSPSQFFNTCSGNEQFNLENPAFTSTPICGQKVLITTPLHKEMTPKDQKENVGFRTPTIRRSLLGSTPRTPTPFKNALAAQEKKYGPLKLTSQPLAFLEEDIREVLKEETGTDIFLKEEDDTVHKSCKQEHNSSKKVRKSLVLDPWEKEEVGAQLFTEDNSLDVQSNCEWEAVVYGKTEDQLIMTEQARRYLSTYTATNNTSRALIL, encoded by the exons aATCGTTCAGATTTTCAGTGCCAGCATCGATGGCAGAAGGTACTAAACCCAGAATTGATTAAAGGTCCCTGGACTAAAGAAGAAGATCAGAGG GTTATTGAATTAGTTCAGAAGTATGGTCCAAAGCGCTGGTCTCTAATTGCAAAACACCTGAAAGGAAGAATAGGCAAGCAATGCAGAGAGAGGTGGCATAACCATCTCAATCCTGAGGTAAAAAAGTCTTCATGGACAGAAGAAGAGGACAGAATAATCTATGAAGCTCACAAACGTTTGGGAAACCGATGGGCTGAAATAGCAAAACTTCTTCCTGGAAG GACTGataattcaattaaaaatcACTGGAATTCAACAATGCGAAGAAAGGTGGAACAGGAAGGATATTTACAAGATGGTATAAAGTCTGAAAGAGCTAGTTCATCCGAACTTCAGCCCCAACCTTGTCTGACTATGGAACACTTGCACACTCAGAATCAATTTTACATACCTGTTCAGACACAT ATTCCAGCCTACCAGTATGCCTCACCAGAAGGCAGCTGTCTAGAACATGGTTCAACTTCTTCCAACTTAGTTCAG cagtcatTTATTGATGATGATCctgataaagaaaagaaaataaaggaactTGAATTGCTACTTATGTCAGCAGAGaatgaaatcagaagaaaacGAGTGTCTTCT CAAGCTGGAAACTTACCTTGTTGGTCTGGAAGTTTTGTCACTGAAGATTGTGTGTCTAATACACTAAATAGCCTTGGGGAACAAACAAGTGAGTTCTACAGTATGGATGAGACCCATGGCACATCTGTTCAGCAGAATTCACCAGCTAAGTATTTGGCTGTGGAAGCAAATACAATGTTATCATCTCTACAAACCATTCCAGAATTTGCAGAGACACTAGAGCTTATTGAATCT GATCCTGTAGCGTGGAGTGATGTCACCAGTTTTGAGCTTTCAGAGGCTGTTGCATCTCCTGTCAAGCCAGCTCCAGTAAAACTAATGCGGATTCAACACAATGAAGGGGCTGCTGAGTGCCAGTATAATGTCAGTGTTGTGCTTGATGGCAAAAAACATAGTAGCATCAGTGGCGAGGAAGAAGCAGTTTTTCCAACAACCCCAAACTTAACTAAATTCAGCACTCCACCTACTAtcctaagaaagaaaaagagattgcGTGTTGGGCAATCACCAGTTAATGAACTGAATGATGGCTTGTGTAATGATGCCGTCAATGTTGCACTAAAGCATACACCAGTGAAAACACTACCATTTTCTCCATCACAG TTTTTCAACACTTGCTCTGGGAATGAACAGTTTAACCTTGAAAATCCTGCATTTACATCGACACCAATCTGTGGGCAGAAAGTTCTTATTACGACTCCTCTACACAAGGAAATGACACCAAAAgatcaaaaggaaaatgtggg TTTTAGAACTCCCACAATTAGAAGATCCCTTTTGGGTTCAACACCAAGGACACCaactccttttaaaaatgctttggctgctcaggaaaaaaagtatggTCCCCTCAAACTTACG TCACAACCACTTGCCTTCTTGGAGGAAGACATTAGGGAAGTTTTGAAAGAGGAAACTGGAACAGATATATTTCTCAAGGAGGAAGATGACACTGTGCATAAAAGCTGCAAGCAGGAG CACAACTCTTctaaaaaagtcagaaaatcaCTGGTCCTAGATCcatgggaaaaggaagaggttGGTGCCCAGCTCTTCACAGAAGATAATAGTTTAGATGTACAG tcAAATTGTGAATGGGAAGCAGTTGTTTACGGAAAAACAGAAGACCAGCTTATAATGACAGAACAAGCGAGAAGATATCTGAGCACATACACAGCTACCAACAACACTTCAAGGGCTCTGATACTGTGA
- the MYBL1 gene encoding myb-related protein A isoform X2 yields MAKRPRSEEDDDLQYVDHDYEVPQQKGLKKICNRVKWTRDEDERLKKLVEQNGTDDWAFIASHLQNRSDFQCQHRWQKVLNPELIKGPWTKEEDQRVIELVQKYGPKRWSLIAKHLKGRIGKQCRERWHNHLNPEVKKSSWTEEEDRIIYEAHKRLGNRWAEIAKLLPGRTDNSIKNHWNSTMRRKVEQEGYLQDGIKSERASSSELQPQPCLTMEHLHTQNQFYIPVQTHIPAYQYASPEGSCLEHGSTSSNLVQQSFIDDDPDKEKKIKELELLLMSAENEIRRKRVSSQAGNLPCWSGSFVTEDCVSNTLNSLGEQTSEFYSMDETHGTSVQQNSPAKYLAVEANTMLSSLQTIPEFAETLELIESDPVAWSDVTSFELSEAVASPVKPAPVKLMRIQHNEGAAECQYNVSVVLDGKKHSSISGEEEAVFPTTPNLTKFSTPPTILRKKKRLRVGQSPVNELNDGLCNDAVNVALKHTPVKTLPFSPSQFFNTCSGNEQFNLENPAFTSTPICGQKVLITTPLHKEMTPKDQKENVGFRTPTIRRSLLGSTPRTPTPFKNALAAQEKKYGPLKLTSQPLAFLEEDIREVLKEETGTDIFLKEEDDTVHKSCKQEHNSSKKVRKSLVLDPWEKEEVGAQLFTEDNSLDVQSENAYTTSLLMIPLLEIHDNRCNLTSENQDTNPANKANAVIQKKLNACTSKNVKMEKALQSNCEWEAVVYGKTEDQLIMTEQARRYLSTYTATNNTSRALIL; encoded by the exons aATCGTTCAGATTTTCAGTGCCAGCATCGATGGCAGAAGGTACTAAACCCAGAATTGATTAAAGGTCCCTGGACTAAAGAAGAAGATCAGAGG GTTATTGAATTAGTTCAGAAGTATGGTCCAAAGCGCTGGTCTCTAATTGCAAAACACCTGAAAGGAAGAATAGGCAAGCAATGCAGAGAGAGGTGGCATAACCATCTCAATCCTGAGGTAAAAAAGTCTTCATGGACAGAAGAAGAGGACAGAATAATCTATGAAGCTCACAAACGTTTGGGAAACCGATGGGCTGAAATAGCAAAACTTCTTCCTGGAAG GACTGataattcaattaaaaatcACTGGAATTCAACAATGCGAAGAAAGGTGGAACAGGAAGGATATTTACAAGATGGTATAAAGTCTGAAAGAGCTAGTTCATCCGAACTTCAGCCCCAACCTTGTCTGACTATGGAACACTTGCACACTCAGAATCAATTTTACATACCTGTTCAGACACAT ATTCCAGCCTACCAGTATGCCTCACCAGAAGGCAGCTGTCTAGAACATGGTTCAACTTCTTCCAACTTAGTTCAG cagtcatTTATTGATGATGATCctgataaagaaaagaaaataaaggaactTGAATTGCTACTTATGTCAGCAGAGaatgaaatcagaagaaaacGAGTGTCTTCT CAAGCTGGAAACTTACCTTGTTGGTCTGGAAGTTTTGTCACTGAAGATTGTGTGTCTAATACACTAAATAGCCTTGGGGAACAAACAAGTGAGTTCTACAGTATGGATGAGACCCATGGCACATCTGTTCAGCAGAATTCACCAGCTAAGTATTTGGCTGTGGAAGCAAATACAATGTTATCATCTCTACAAACCATTCCAGAATTTGCAGAGACACTAGAGCTTATTGAATCT GATCCTGTAGCGTGGAGTGATGTCACCAGTTTTGAGCTTTCAGAGGCTGTTGCATCTCCTGTCAAGCCAGCTCCAGTAAAACTAATGCGGATTCAACACAATGAAGGGGCTGCTGAGTGCCAGTATAATGTCAGTGTTGTGCTTGATGGCAAAAAACATAGTAGCATCAGTGGCGAGGAAGAAGCAGTTTTTCCAACAACCCCAAACTTAACTAAATTCAGCACTCCACCTACTAtcctaagaaagaaaaagagattgcGTGTTGGGCAATCACCAGTTAATGAACTGAATGATGGCTTGTGTAATGATGCCGTCAATGTTGCACTAAAGCATACACCAGTGAAAACACTACCATTTTCTCCATCACAG TTTTTCAACACTTGCTCTGGGAATGAACAGTTTAACCTTGAAAATCCTGCATTTACATCGACACCAATCTGTGGGCAGAAAGTTCTTATTACGACTCCTCTACACAAGGAAATGACACCAAAAgatcaaaaggaaaatgtggg TTTTAGAACTCCCACAATTAGAAGATCCCTTTTGGGTTCAACACCAAGGACACCaactccttttaaaaatgctttggctgctcaggaaaaaaagtatggTCCCCTCAAACTTACG TCACAACCACTTGCCTTCTTGGAGGAAGACATTAGGGAAGTTTTGAAAGAGGAAACTGGAACAGATATATTTCTCAAGGAGGAAGATGACACTGTGCATAAAAGCTGCAAGCAGGAG CACAACTCTTctaaaaaagtcagaaaatcaCTGGTCCTAGATCcatgggaaaaggaagaggttGGTGCCCAGCTCTTCACAGAAGATAATAGTTTAGATGTACAG TCAGAAAATGCATATACCacatctttattaatgatcCCATTGTTGGAAATACATGACAACAGATGTAACCTGACATCAGAAAACCAGGATACAAATccagcaaacaaagcaaatgcaGTAATTCAGAAGAAACTGAATGCATGTACttcaaaaaatgtcaaaatggaGAAAGCTCTTCAG tcAAATTGTGAATGGGAAGCAGTTGTTTACGGAAAAACAGAAGACCAGCTTATAATGACAGAACAAGCGAGAAGATATCTGAGCACATACACAGCTACCAACAACACTTCAAGGGCTCTGATACTGTGA